Within the Salvia hispanica cultivar TCC Black 2014 chromosome 4, UniMelb_Shisp_WGS_1.0, whole genome shotgun sequence genome, the region GTGTTATGCATTCATCGTCACGACGACGATGTACTAAGAAGAGGTCGCGAATAGAAGATCTTCTTGCCATGCGTCGTGTGTGAATCTTCATGTCATAACCCTTGTTAGTTATGGATATAACGGAgaagataaatattatatttgtcAAAACACCTACAACTGCAGTTGACGCTATAAAGGTTACTGTACAatctcaaaatatttaattaggaGCATGTACATTCTTGTGCATACTCGGAGTCCGGTTAACATTTTCGGTTCAACTTCAAGTAACGGGAGTAACATTTTCGGTTCAACTTCAAGTACATTCTTGTGCATACTCGGAgcatccactaacactattgACAAACTTGTATTTTAGTGTCGTGATTGGTGTGTTGATATGcttaattgttgagtttttatGCTCAAAATGGTTATTTCCAGCCAATTACTATATGTTTTGGAGTTCACgtgtttgttgagtgttttAGGCAAACTATGCAAAAAATGGGGCGAAACAGGGTCTACCCGACCGGGTAAGGTTATGTGCAGAAAtgacacccggtcgggtggcATTTAGATGCCTTGGAGAGTCCAGAGAGCTCGGAAGAAGACCCACCCGGCAGGGTGATTTTCTAGTACAACAACTATACCCGGTCGGGTGGAGTAATTAAGCCTTGGCGAGTCCAGAGAGTGCCGAAGAAGTACCACCCGACCGGGTGGTTTTACAGTACAacaattccacccggccgggtacgtcATTCTAgcgatttttttattgcaaacGCGATTTTTGGAAGAGGGGAATAAGAAGGAAGGTCAACAGAAATCAAAGGCATCTTGGAGAAGACGGTGAATGCCAACAGAAAGGATTGGGCTTTGAAACTCGATGATACACTTTGGGCATATAGGACGGCTTATAAAACGTCGATCGGCATGTCACCTTATTAGTTGGTGTTTGGGAAATCTTGTCATCTTCCCGTGGAGCTTGAGCACAAATCATATTGGGCGGTGAAGCAGTTAAATGCCGACTACTATAAGGCCGGAAAGGAGAGGCAAGCTTATCTGAACTTGCTTGATGAATTTAGGAATGAGGCATTTGAGAACTCGGAAATTTACAAGGAGCGCCTCAAGACGTACCATGGCAAGATGATAGACAAGAGGGAGTTTTTCCCTGGAGATTTGGTGATACTGTTCAATGCACGTCTAAAACTCTTCCCCGGAAAGCTCAAGTCAAGGTGGTCCGGCCCTTTCAAAGTCAAGACGGTAATGAAGAATGGAGCTTTGGAGCTCGAAGCTGATGATGAGCGAGTGTTCACGGCCAATGGTCAGAATGTGAAGAAGTTCCACTCTATGGAGCAAAAGGAAGAGGTGTTCCGTCTCTCTTTGGAGGCGCAGTGATGCACTATGGAGATGTCGAGCTAACGATTTTAACCAAAAGTGCTTTAGGGGAAGCAACCCCTAGTAGGTAACTCTATCGctttttgtgtgatttttctttagatttt harbors:
- the LOC125221200 gene encoding uncharacterized protein LOC125221200, with the protein product MGHSMAIPHQAFELRCTHHFSLQGLVPHLVFGKSCHLPVELEHKSYWAVKQLNADYYKAGKERQAYLNLLDEFRNEAFENSEIYKERLKTYHGKMIDKREFFPGDLVILFNARLKLFPGKLKSRWSGPFKVKTVMKNGALELEADDERVFTANGQNVKKFHSMEQKEEVFRLSLEAQ